The sequence ttcacttttttccttccacCTGTCCAACCTCACAGGTTTTCACAAACCAGAACACCCAGATCTGTGTCTTAAACCCTGAGTTATAGCTGTGTTCCAGAAAACATTGCAACAATGCTGTGAATCACTCTTCTCTTCATATGCACCTTAAATGTAAATCTTTCCAAAATATTTCCTTATCTCCTTGCCAGCTAGATTGTTCCTCTGTAGTCTTCACTTTTGTTCTTTTGACCTGAGTTAAATTAAATGCAAAACCTTTGAATTACTTATTTCCTACCTTTTATCCAACCAGTGACCAATATTTCTTTGCAcatctcctttgtcttttttctatcttatattttcattactttcaaTCTCTGTGCTACAAAATTCTAACTGACCTGCCTATATTCAATTTCTCTCATATTCAAAATTTTCATTAACTCTTCACCCACCTGGAGTCATCTTTTTCAAACAGATGTCTCATTTTGTCCAGTTAAAATCTTCAACAGCCTGTTCCTTAAGATAATGGCTTAACTCCACAGCATGGCATTCAAGTTATACATTACTTGACTTCAAACGGCCATGCCAGGTGTTATACTTTCACTAAATCACTGAATAGGCATCAGTCTAGCCAAACCTGACAGCTTTATTTGTAAAGAAATAACACATTTACTGCTGTTTTAGCTCATTCTCTGGCTACTTAGGAAGCATTTTCCTTGGTCTTAGTCAAAATTCTTCCCACCTCAAGAGACTTTCTTCAGTTTGTTTTCCTTAATGCTTATCTTCAAACAATACATGCCAGTCTGTACTGCcagtttctttggcattcagtCATCTTTGATCTGTTCTATAGTTCAGTTTTAGTCTGCACtctttacctttatttttaattaatttatttaattgaaggatagttgctttacaatattatgatggcttttgccatatgtcaacatgaatcagccacaggtatacatatgtccctcccGTCCTGAACTCACCTGCCTGCCCACCCTATCCCTCTTACATTGACATTTCTTGAAGGGCAATGGCATGCCCAGAAGTTGAAATTTTCACCTCATGCAAACCAGTTATAAACCCttgtcttagtttttttaaaaaatattattaaacacCAACTCATAAACCAAGGGACCTATACATGCAAATTATACCCATCTTCATACCTCTAATGTTTATAGTATAGACACCCTCAAATCTGTTTAGAACAAATATCACACAGATGATATTTACTCACATAAATATGTACAAATAGACATGCTATTTCCTTCATAAACAGCCTTGCGATCATCTTATTTGTCTATAAACTCCTTTTTTTCTGGAATATGATAACATATGCATATTTGTATTCATCATACACCTCACTTGAGATATGCATACATTCACAGAAACTTCTGTATGCACATATATCTGATGTACACACCAATTACATCATCAGTAGATATGCAAAAACCACTATTAACACCCTATCAAAGGTTCTATGTTATGGTCCCAAACATTTTTAGCGTTGTCTCCAATAATTATTTTCAGTGCTTCCCACATTAATCTCATACATGTAGTCTACTGtcagttttttgaattttttttttctatagagaTTCCAAGATAGTCAATACACCATCACTTATGTATACAGGAATTTATAGGAATTGATGAGAAAGCCAGGACACACCAACacatctgttcctttccaagaCAACACACCTTATTCTGCACAGTTTTCTCCCCTCGTAATTTAAGAGGTTAGGTTCTCATCTGGCCCATACTCCACTGTGAAAAAACTCTCAATCCATTCCAGGTAGTATACCAGAAAAAAAAGTGGATTGGGAATAGGTATGGAATGGTAAGTTACATAGAAGAAAGAAGCACTTTTCTCTAATTAATTACCCCCCAAAccattcatttatcagttcatATTCTCATctacaaaaaataattataaccATTGTCAGCATCTGCCAATAATAACATTTTGTAGAATGTGATATCTttccactatatatataatgACAGACAGTGTCTttagaattaataaaaataaattaattgctgGCAATCATTTCTGATGCTTTTGACTCAACCCAGCTAGTGGTAATATTTAaagtttctgtgtttttcttataTGGAGAGTGGGAGATTGTTAAATAAATATCCCATGTTTCTGATCCCCCATTGGAACAATTTGTAGGtgtgtttcttacatttttcCAGTACCGCTAGCAGGAAAAAGCTCTGGTAATCCACAGCAGTAATCTGCTCAGTCATGATTACTTTGTTAGCTTCTCTTCACTGTCTTACTTGCTTCCTCTCTCACAAGATTTTTCATGTATCAATCCCCAGTTATACCACATACACTAAAATTCTTGCTTTGGTTTGCTTTTGGGAGAACTCTTGATAGGGCCATTCTAATGTCAcacttgggagaaggcaatggcaccccactccagtactcttgcctggaaaatcctatggacagaggagcctggtaggctgtagtccatggggtcgctaagagttggacacaactgagcaacttcactttcatttttcactttcatgcattggagaaggaaatggcaacccacgccaatattcttgcctagagaatcccagggacgggggagcctggtgggctgctgtctatggggtcgcacagagtcggacacgactgaagtgacttagcagcagcaatgtcATACTTACCTGTTTATTGTTTGAGACCATCATGAGGTAAAACTTTGATCTTTTATTCCTTCTCTAAGAAATAGTATAGGTCATTACCTTgatcaatatcaataacctcagatatgcagatgacaccacccttatggcagaaagtgaaaaagaactaaagaacctcttgatgaaagtgaaagaggagagtaaaaaagttggcttaaaactcagcattcagaaaactaagatcatggcatctggtcccatcacttcatggcaaatagatggggaaacagtggctggctttatctttttgggctccaaaatcactgcagatggtgactgcagccatgaaattaaaagacgcttgttccttggaagaaaagttatgaccaacctagacaacatattaaaaaatagagacattactttgctgacaaaggtccacctagtcaaatctatggtttttccagtagttatgtatggatatgagagttgggctataaagaaagctgagcgccaaagtattgatgcttttgaactgtggtgttggagaagactcttaagattcCTTGGTCTGCaaagacatccaaccagtccatcataaaggaaatcagtcctgaatatttattggaaggaatgatgctgaagctgaaactccaacactttagccacctgatgtgaagaactgactcatttgaaaagaccctgatggtgggaaagattgtaggtgggaggagaaggggatgacagaggatgagatggccagatggcatcactgactcaatggacatgagtttgagtaaactccagaagttgttgatggacagggaggcctggtgtgctgcagtccatggggtcgcaaagagtcagacatgactgagtgactgaactgagctgaacttacCTTGAACATCAAGGGGAAGGAGACAAACAGCTGTGGTCAATGACAAACCTGAGCTAAGACTTATTGTTGTTCGTGTGGTGGCATATATGCTCTCAAGCTGTAGACACTGGACAGTAAGATATGATGTGAAAGTGAGACTAAGGGAGAGATGGCTCAACATCAGAGTATTAgggttttttttataatttttttgagtTGTATGGATAAAAAGAGTGGGGTAAAAAGAAACGGTTCCATGTGCATCATCAGAGAACTAGCTCAAATTAATGGACAGCATCTCAAAATTTGTCAGGGTCTCCTAATGaccttttggaaaaaaataagttcATAGTGAGTTGCAGCAATACAGACAGAAAATGAACTCCTTCTAAAGCCATCACAAGCAATGCTAGTCAATGGGAACTTTGAAAAGCTGAATTGTTCACCTACCCAATAAAAAGGTCTGTGTTTGGGCTGTTAAAAGCGGTCAAGTATCCTATTACTTGGATGTTAATACATAACTAAATAATGCAGAGTGATTTGTATAATTTTGATCACtgatgaggggcttccctagtagcgcagctggtgaagaatccacctgggtttgatccctgggttgggaagatcccctggagaagggaatggctacccacttcaatattctggcctgaagaactgGTGAAGGCATATTTGATTCTGCTTTTCACGAATCAAATGCTCAAGGAAGTTAGATTCACACATATCTGCACATATTCCTCCATAACTACTAAGTAATAGTGTTTTAAAAACTAAGTTATGTGTAACacaatttcatcattttaaaaacccactgaaatgttgtgaagtaattagcctccaactaataaaaaaaaaaaaaaaaaagaggcaggtcaggtggtctggtattcccatctctttcagaattttccacagtttattgtgatccacacagtcaaaggctttggcatagtcaataaagcagaaaaaaaaataataaataaatgaaacattattCAAATCTCACATTTGCCATGACTTTCTATATGAGATCTTCTCTGATTCTCTAAAAAAATCTAAAGTGGTTACTTCTCATGTGTGAACCAAAATCTTTTGTTCTTAACATAgcttaagtaaaattaaattagatttaatctttttaaataatgGATATATCTTTGTCAATCTTGCACATCCAAAAGATAAACTGCCTGTTGATATTACAGGAAGATATAAGGAATCTTGTGTCTTATTTCCTtgtaaacaagaaaagaaaggggaaaaaagagaaaagaatgatgGAAGGAAggcaaaaagatgaagaaaataagggACAGATGAAAGGATGATGAGAAGTTAtgagatacatatatttttttcacctaAGTTTATCTCATATTCTGATTGTTTCTGTTTTGGGAATATATATTCTTTAGTGGAGATCATTATGATGTAAAAATCTCATCAAAATAGACATTGTACAAGAAGTTTTCATCTTaaacctaaaaatatattttttcctgtataatattatttttggATTACTACTGGGAGTCATGCTTCAGAATACAAATCTGAGCAACTTGGTTGCGGATCTCCGTGGTCTTCACACCATAGACAATGGGGTTAAGGGCAGGGGGAACAAGCAGATAGATGGTAGATAAGAATATATGCGTATAGGGTGATACATGTCCAAAACGGTggctgaagaaggaaaaaaaagcaaggatATAAAACTCTAGGAAGATGACAATGTGGGAAGTGCAGGTATTGAATGCTTTGAGTCGTGCCTCCTTCTGAGGAAGGTGAGAAACAGCtcgaaaaataaaaatgtaggaaatgaagacaaaaatcagGTCAAAACCCAGAATCGCAAAGGCCACAAAAAGCCCATATGATTTGTTAATGTGGACATCTTCTGCAGCCAACTTGACCACAGCCATGTGCTCACAGTAGGAATGGGCAATAACCACTGATTGGAAAATTTGCAGTCGTTTTAGTAGAATGGGTAAAATCCCAACAAGCACCGTTGTCCGAATTGCTACCATCAGTACCATCTTGGCTAGAAAGAGAGGTGTGAGGATGGATGCATGCCTCAAAGGATCACAGATGGCAATATAGCGGTCAAAGGCCATGGCTAACAGTATGCCAGATTCCATGCCCTGCAAAGCGTGGATGAAGAAGAGTTGGGTGAGGCAAGCATCAAAAGCCATGGAATAGGAGCCAAACCAGAAGATAGCCAACATCTTGGGAGCAATGGCTACACAGAGTCCTAGGTCAGTGGCTGCCAACACTGCCAAGAAGATGTACATGGGTTGGTGAAGACTGCGTTCTGTTGCAATAATGATTATTAAAATGACATTCCCCAGCAGAGCCACCAGGCACAAACTAAAGAAGGGAAATCCAATCCAAAACTGCACATGCTCTAGTCCAGGGATCCCAATCAGGATCACTGTCTTCGGGTTCAGATATGACATGTTAGTAGATCCCATAAGGCTCATGAATCCTTTCCTCACCACTGATCCTGATACCTCTTCACAGACAAATTATGGatgggaaggaagaggaaattcTCTTTGTCATTCCTTGTAGATCATGAAAAAAATGGATGGAAATATGGCCACATGACATTAAATTTTTGGAAATCAGTTTAAATCAGCATGATAATAGAATTCTTGAATAGCTTTTACAAATGCCAGTATGGATATTTATGAAAAAGGAAGAtgagtccagtgtttctcatctaGAAATTGTAGAAATCAAAATTATGATTCTAAGGGCATTGACCTTACTAGTTTTTGAAGTGGTCTCAGATGCACAGATgacaacattaattttttttgtccATATCTGCTTCTAAACTTCAGACACATTTCAAATTAGGTGAAATTCCTCTGTAACAATTGAAGTCATAGACTAACTCCTCAAACTAATAGCCCCATCTACTTTGTTTGAAACAGAATCTCCAGAAAGTGGCAGCTTTTCCCAGTTTTCACATTTACTCTGGTTTAGGAAGTAAAATACCTACTCACAAACCTTAGAATTGACTCTCAGGTGAGACAGTGAGGAGGTTTGttctctccagaaaaaaaaaaaatggttggcCCATGTGCAGGTTCTTATCCAGGTTTTGGAATTTATATGGAAGTGATGTCCTTTTATCAGTAGTGGAGGAAAACTTGAGTTACTGAAAAAATTCTGGCCCCTTAGCTTCAAAATGGTGTGTAAGCAGAATGGGGTAGAAGGTGATGTAAATCCTTACAGatcttaaagaaaacaaagttgaGATGATCAATGGAAAGTCAATTGAATAAAAGGCACCATAAATTAGGATATGATGGTAACATATAAAAACTGACCTATTGGGTAACCCCTGTAGCTTAAATATTTTGACCATGATAATATCTGTTTCAGATACAAAAGGACAGAGTTGCTTGTGGGCCACTCTACTGTTTATAATGGAGTTTAGCCTAACCTAGATGTTTTCTGTCATTTTAGTATTTTCTGTTGGCAATGAAAACCATTTCTGATACTTTTGATCAAATTATCTTGCTTCACACCAAACCcaaacttttgctttttttttttcatttatttttattagttggaggctaattactatacaataatttccctcttctctttctctagaAATCTACTCAAAAAACTTAAGGTGACTTTAtatactcttttttctttttcattaattatTATACAAACAAAATCATCCACAAGTTTTATTCTGTGTGTGATTTTTGTTATAGGTAAATACATTGAATAGAGAATACCACTCTGAAtagaattttatgtatttttatttgataGGAAACTAGAGGGATTACTGCTGTAATATACAGtaaatatacaaacatatttatttatactttaaatataaatataaaaatgtaatgtagttttctatatattatatacatacacttTTATGTTTATGCATATTATGTTttggcatcttaaaaaaaaacctttctggtTGGGGAGaggctctctctgtctgtctgggtGATAGCAAAATGCCTAGCCAGCAGCAAATCTTTGGCCTGCAAACTAACTAATCCATATTTCCTTTATCTGGCCcacaaactccaggaggcagTATTTTTCTGCATTGAACATCCAGGGGCAACAGAGATCATCTCTATATTCAAAACCCACAAAAATTTTTCAAAGCAGCGAATCCTAACCTGTTCACCCTTCCCTGTCATGACTTTCCTATGGAAATACCAATTAAGGCCTTGTTCTAAGCACCCAAGTTCTTCCCTGCCCCCCACTTCCTCCGCCTGTTTTTTGCCTCCCACTTACCCTGATTACTCTCCATTTGGCTCTGCAAGACCTGCTATGCCTCTTGTCTCTATTAAGACCTATTAGTATAATAACTATTGTTTTCCTGAGCCTGTCTCTTTTCTCTTGTGGCCACACCTGGTTGATTatctcataaaaatataaaatatattatgtaaAACATGGTATAGAAATTTAGAAATATGACATAGTATCTAAAGTGCTGATTCTAACATTTACCTCAAGAGGAATCTTATCTAGTTCCT comes from Cervus elaphus chromosome 1, mCerEla1.1, whole genome shotgun sequence and encodes:
- the LOC122701547 gene encoding olfactory receptor 52A1-like, which translates into the protein MSLMGSTNMSYLNPKTVILIGIPGLEHVQFWIGFPFFSLCLVALLGNVILIIIIATERSLHQPMYIFLAVLAATDLGLCVAIAPKMLAIFWFGSYSMAFDACLTQLFFIHALQGMESGILLAMAFDRYIAICDPLRHASILTPLFLAKMVLMVAIRTTVLVGILPILLKRLQIFQSVVIAHSYCEHMAVVKLAAEDVHINKSYGLFVAFAILGFDLIFVFISYIFIFRAVSHLPQKEARLKAFNTCTSHIVIFLEFYILAFFSFFSHRFGHVSPYTHIFLSTIYLLVPPALNPIVYGVKTTEIRNQVAQICILKHDSQ